Genomic window (Chryseobacterium bernardetii):
AAACGGGCATGAAAATCATCTTTCACCTTAAAAATCCTTTTGATGGAAATATCCGGTGGAAGAAAACTGTTCAGCCTGCGTGGAAGTTCATCACTCAGCTCCTGATCCGTATCAAAGTGTGCAAATATTTTTTTGGCGTGAACTCCGGTATCTGTTCTCCCGGCTCCTGTTGTCTTAATCTCTTCTCTTAAAATGGTGGAAAGAGCTTTTTCCAGTTCTTCCTGCACGGAAATAGCATCCGGCTGTATCTGATAGCCGAAATAATTCTTTCCGTTATAAGAAAATTCTATAAAGTATCTCAAAGTATTATTATAACTCCACAAAAATACTTTAATTTAACAAATATTTGTTGAAAAGTCTTTGATAATATTACTCCAATGCTTATTAAAATTCCTATTTTTGCATTCGTATGAAAAGATGGTACCTTTATCCTTTTTCCCTTGCTTATCATATGGTGACGGGTATCCGAAACACAATGTATGATCTGGGGATTTTTAAATCGACAAAATTCAAGACACCGATAATCAATGTCGGGAACCTTTCTGTGGGCGGAAGCGGGAAATCGCCGATGGTGATGTATCTTGCCCAGTTTTTATCCAAACATTACAGAACCGGAGTCCTGTCACGAGGCTACGGAAGACTTACAAAAGGCTACGAAGTAACAAATTACGACAGTAATTACAAAATTGTGGGCGATGAAGCCATGCAGCTTTTTGAACGTTTCAAAAACCGTTTTGTAATCGCTGTTTCAGAAGAACGTGTTCCCGGAGCTAAAAAAGTGATCGAAGATATGGATCTCGGAGTCCTGATACTGGATGATGCTATGCAGCACCGTGCCATTAAAGCAGGATTCAATATTCTGATGACTGATTTCAATGATCCGTTTTTCAAAGACTACCTTCTTCCTGCCGGAGACCTCAGAGAATCCAGAGCCGGAGCCAAGAGAGCTGATATCATCATGGTCAGCAAATGTCCTGATGAACTGACGGAGGAAACCAAAAGGTATTATATTTCAAGGATCAGGCCTTCTCATAACCAAAAAGTATTCTTTTCATCCATTGGTTATGACGAAAACGTGTACGGAAAAGATAAAATGCTTCCGGACAACAACCTGAACTATTACGATATTTTATTAATTACCGGAATTGCGAATCCTAAACCGCTTCTTGAACATCTTGCTAAATTTTCAAAAAGGGTTACTCATCTGAAATTCAGAGATCATCATAATTTCACGGATGATGATATTAAAAAAATCCTTGCGGAATATAAAAAATTAGGAGAATACAAGCTGATATTAACCACAGAGAAAGATTACGTTCGTCTGAAAACTTTTGACTATCTTAGAGAAATTGTTTACTACTGGCCTATCAATGTTGTTATTGATAAAAAGGAAGAATTCAATCAAATCATCTTAGATTATGTTAGAAAGAATTAAAGAGACAGCTGATTTTATCAAGAACATCATTCAGGATACTCCTGATTTTGCCATTGTTTTAGGATCCGGACTTGGAAAGCTCCAGAATGAAGTAGAACCGATCCATATTTTAGAGTATAAAGACATCCCCAATTTTCCACAGACTACAGTAGCCGGACATACCGGGAAACTGATCTACGGAATCCTGGAAGGGAAAAAAGTACTTATGATGAGTGGCCGTTTCCATTATTATGAAGGACATTCAATGGAAACTGTAACTTTTCCTGTCAGAGTTTTTCATTTACTGGGAATTAAAAACCTTGCTCTTTCCAACGCATGCGGCGGAGTAAATCCAGATTACAGCATTGCAGATATCGTTATTTTAAAGGATCATATCAATATGATGCCCGAACATCCGCTTCGTGGAAAAAATATTGATGAATTTGGACCACGTTTTGTGGATATGAGTGAACCTTACAACAAAAAAATGATTGCAGTGGCAGAACAGGCAGCTGCAGATCATAATATAAAAATCCATCAGGGAATCTATGTTGCCCTGCAGGGTCCTACTTTTGAAACCCCAGCCGAATACGGAATGATTAAAGCCATTGGCGGTGATATGGTAGGAATGAGCACCGTTCCGGAAGTAATTGTTGCCAGACATATGGGAATGGATGTATTCTGTATTTCCGTGATTACTGATCTTGGCGGTCCGGATATTGCTTTCGCTGTTTCTCACGAAGAAGTTTTGAATGCTGCCAATAAAGCCATGCCTAATGTTATTGCAGTAGTAAAGGGTTTCATTAAGAACTATTCATAGAAATTATCAATATATAAATTTTTCCCAATTCATAAAAAAATCAATCTCAGATTGCAATGCATTGCTTAGTTTTGTGTAAATGAAATTGTAGAATGAAAAAGCTGTTATTAATTTTTATGGTAGGACTGTTTGGCTTAAGTTATGCCCAAAAGGTCCCTGCTGCTCTTAAAACCGGATTTTCCAAAGAAGCCTTAAAGCAAAAGCTGGAAGATGAGGATGGAAAAACAATTACTATCCAGGAAATTCTGGATCAGCATAAAGGGAAAGTCTTAGTAATCGATTTTTGGGCCGGATGGTGCAGAGACTGTCTTCAGGCATTACCCAAAGCTGAAGTACTAGAAAAAAATAATCCTAATATTGACTTTGTTTTCTTATCATTAGAAAGATCAAAAGAAGGATTTGATAAGAGCCTGGTAAGATTCAATATGAAAGAAAAAGAAAACTATTGGTTTGCATCAGGCTGGAAAAATGATTTCAATAATTATGTGGACCTGAACTGGATTCCAAGATATATGGTTATCGATCAGAAATCGGCTATCGCCAAATATTATGCTATTTCTCCGGAAGATCCTGAAATTCAGCAGACCATAGATAAACTTTTAAAATAATTTTTTAACCATCATAAACCTTGGAGTTTAAACATTTCTATAAAAGCGGAATGTTTAAACTTCAACTTATTTTTACACCATGATCACAAGAGAAGCCACAGAGCAGGATTTAGAAATCCTTTTAACATTTGAGCAGGGAATAGTTTCTGCAGAAAGACCTTTCAACAGCACATTCATTGATGGAGAGATCCACTATTATGATTTAAGCCACTTTATTACATCACCAGATGCCACTTTAATTGTTGTAGAAGAGAATAATGAGATTGTAGCATCAGGCTATGCCCTTATCAGACAATCTGAAAAAAATTATTACAAGTTTGAAAACTATGCTTATCTGGGGTTTATGTATGTAAAACCTGAATACAGAGGCAGAGGAATTAACAAAATCATTACTGACGAACTTATTAAT
Coding sequences:
- the lpxK gene encoding tetraacyldisaccharide 4'-kinase, with amino-acid sequence MKRWYLYPFSLAYHMVTGIRNTMYDLGIFKSTKFKTPIINVGNLSVGGSGKSPMVMYLAQFLSKHYRTGVLSRGYGRLTKGYEVTNYDSNYKIVGDEAMQLFERFKNRFVIAVSEERVPGAKKVIEDMDLGVLILDDAMQHRAIKAGFNILMTDFNDPFFKDYLLPAGDLRESRAGAKRADIIMVSKCPDELTEETKRYYISRIRPSHNQKVFFSSIGYDENVYGKDKMLPDNNLNYYDILLITGIANPKPLLEHLAKFSKRVTHLKFRDHHNFTDDDIKKILAEYKKLGEYKLILTTEKDYVRLKTFDYLREIVYYWPINVVIDKKEEFNQIILDYVRKN
- a CDS encoding purine-nucleoside phosphorylase: MLERIKETADFIKNIIQDTPDFAIVLGSGLGKLQNEVEPIHILEYKDIPNFPQTTVAGHTGKLIYGILEGKKVLMMSGRFHYYEGHSMETVTFPVRVFHLLGIKNLALSNACGGVNPDYSIADIVILKDHINMMPEHPLRGKNIDEFGPRFVDMSEPYNKKMIAVAEQAAADHNIKIHQGIYVALQGPTFETPAEYGMIKAIGGDMVGMSTVPEVIVARHMGMDVFCISVITDLGGPDIAFAVSHEEVLNAANKAMPNVIAVVKGFIKNYS
- a CDS encoding TlpA family protein disulfide reductase yields the protein MKKLLLIFMVGLFGLSYAQKVPAALKTGFSKEALKQKLEDEDGKTITIQEILDQHKGKVLVIDFWAGWCRDCLQALPKAEVLEKNNPNIDFVFLSLERSKEGFDKSLVRFNMKEKENYWFASGWKNDFNNYVDLNWIPRYMVIDQKSAIAKYYAISPEDPEIQQTIDKLLK
- a CDS encoding GNAT family N-acetyltransferase: MITREATEQDLEILLTFEQGIVSAERPFNSTFIDGEIHYYDLSHFITSPDATLIVVEENNEIVASGYALIRQSEKNYYKFENYAYLGFMYVKPEYRGRGINKIITDELINWARSRNIQEIRLDVYAENESAIKAYEKAGFEPHLLTMRLKS